The Oceanibaculum nanhaiense genome includes the window GATACCGGTCACGAGGTGGCCGCGCCGCCGCTGCTGGACAGCACCGGTGCACCGCTGGCGCTGGAAAATCTGCGTGTGCTGCCGGGCCCCGGCGCCGGTCGGGCGATCCGCCAGCGTTTCAGTGATGAGCGCTTCGGTAACGGCGAATGACGGTTCTCGCGGCAGCCGCGCCCCCCGCCGAACCTATCTTCTCCATCCTGCGCCGCATCCAGAAACTGGCAACGCCGACGGCGCTGCTGGCCTTCCTGCAGATCGCCGCGCAGTTGCTGGAAACCTGGATCGCCGCCCGGCAGGGCACGGCGGCGCTGGCCGGCTGGGCCGTGGTGCTGCCCTTCGCGCTGCTGATGCAGCAGATGTCGGCGGGCGCCATGGGCGGCGGTGTGGTGTCCGCCATCGCCCGCGCGCTGGGCGGCAACCGCGAGCAGGAGGCCTCCTCTCTGGTGCTGCACGCGGCGCTGATCGCCATCATCGGCGGCGGGCTGTTCGCCCTTGTGCTGGCGGTGTTTCCCCTCACCCTTCTCGGGCTGATCGCCGGGCCGGTGGCGGCGGAGGCCGCCGCTCCTTATGCGATCTGGCTGTTCGGCGCGGGCGCCATTCCGCTGTGGCTGGCCAACACGCTGGCCTCGGTACTGCGCGGCGGCGGACGGCACGGGCTGGCGGCCCGCGTGCTGACGCTGGGCTATATCGTCTATCCGCCGCTGTCCTGGCTGCTGGCGGAGCCGCTGGGCATGGGGCTGGCTGGCATCGGCGCCGCATTCGCGCTGGTGTTCTGGGCCTCGGCGCTGGCGATGGTGCTGGTGGTGCTGCGCGGCGGTGCCGGGTTCACCCCCTCCTTGCGCATCCGCCCGTCTGGCCCCCTGTTCACCCGCATATTGTCGGTCGGGCTGGTCGCCTGCGCGCTGGCCTCCGTCGCCAATCTGACGACCATCCTGGTGACGGCGCAGATCGCGCATCACGGGCCGGCGGCGGTGGCCGCCTACGGCATCGCGGCACGGCTGGAATTCCTGATGATCCCGCTGGCCTTCGGCGTCGGCTCGGCGCTGACCGCGCTGGTCGGCCGTGCCGTCGGGGCCGGCGACTGGCAGAATGGCCGGCGCATCGCCTGGACCGGCGGGCTGCTGGCCTTCGCGATGGCGGGTGCCGCCGGCCTTGCCGTCGGTCTCGCGCCGCACACCTTCGCCAGTGCCTTCAGCGACGACCCGGCGGTCATCGAGATCGCCGCACGCGGCCTCGCCTATACCGGCTTCGCCTTCGGCGGCTTCGGCCTCGGCATGGCGCTCTATTTCGCCGCGATGGGCGCCGGGCGGATGCGCTGGGCGGTGGTGGCGGCGTTCTCCCGCATCACCATCGCGGTCGGCGGCGGCTGGCTGCTGGCCAATGTCGCCGGTATGGGACTGGAAGGGCATTTCCTCGGCGTGGCGCTGGGCATCACCGCCTATGGGCTGGTGACCGCCATCGGCGTCAGACCCGGCGTGTGGCGCTAACTCAGGCGGCCAGCGCCTGTTCCTCGCGCAGGATCCAGCCGCCGCCCAGCACGCGCTCGCCGCTGTCGCGGTCATAGAACACGCAGGCCTGCCCCGGCGACACGCCATATTGCGGATCGTCAAAGCTGACGACAGCGCCCGCCGGTGTCGCCCGTATAAAGGCCGGGATCGGCGCCATGGCGCTGCGCAGCTTCACCAGCACCGGCAGGCCCTCGACCGGCGGATGGGCCAGCCAGTTCACCTCGGTCAGGGTGACGCCGGGCTTCGCCAGCGCCTCACGCGGGCCGACCACGACACGGTGCGCCTCCGGCTCGATGCGCACGACATAGAGCGCGTCGGTCGAATCCACACGGCCGCCGATGCCCAGCCCCTTGCGCTGGCCGACCGTGTAATGGATGACGCCGTCATGGCGGCCCAGCACGGTGCCGTCGACATGCACGATCTCGCCGGCCTCCACGGCACCGGGGCGCAGCTTCTGCACCACATCGCCATAGCGCCCGGTGGGCACGAAGCAGATATCCTGGCTGTCCGGCTTGTCCGCCACCTCCAGCCCGAAGCGCTGGGCGAGAGCACGCACCGCCGGCTTTTCCATGCCGCCCAGCGGGAAGCGCAGATAATCCAGCTGCTCCGCCGTGGTCGCGAACAGGAAATAGCTCTGGTCGCGGTTGGCATCGACGGCGCGGCGCAGCTCCGCCCCTGCCGGCCCCATCGCGCGCTGCACGTAATGGCCGGTCGCCAGCACCTCCCCGCCCAGCTCACGCGCGGTCTGCAGCAGGTCGCGGAACTTCACGCGCTGGTTGCAGCGCACGCAGGGGATCGGCGTCTCGCCGCGCAGATAGGCGTCGGCGAAATCGTCGATCACGGCCTCGCGGAAGGCGCTCTCGTAATCCAGCACGTAATGCGGGATGCCCAGCCGGTCGCAGACCTGGCGGGCGTCGTAGATATCCTGTCCGGCGCAGCACGCGCCCTTCTTCTGCAGGGCCATGCCGTGATCGTAGAGCTGCAGCGTGATGCCGATCACCTCATAGCCCTGCTCATGCAGCAGCGCCGCGGTGACGGAGCTGTCCACCCCGCCCGACATGGCGACGACCACGCGGGTATCCTGCGGCCGCTTATCGATCCCGAGAGAATTCATGGGCTGGAATATAATCTATTCCGCGTTCCGGGTCATCGCATCCAGTCCCATCTGCCAGAAGCGTACTTCCAGGCGCGTTGCCTCGGTGAAAGTGCGCGACAGGCTGGGAATGCGCGCCTCGCTGCCACGCTGGGCGAACAGCCGGTCCAGCGTGGCGATGCTGGCCCTGGCGACGCCGACATAATCATCGCCGCCATAGGTCTCGATCCAGTCGCGGTAGGGGTTGCCCTCCAGCTTTGTGCGCGGATCGGCCTTCAGCGCCAGGCCGATCTCCGCATAACCGACGACGCAGGGCGCCAGCGCCACCTGCAGGTCGAGGATATCGCCGGCCATGCCGCGTTCCAGCACATAGCGGGTATAGGCCATGCAGGCCGGGTCTTCCGGCAGCGCCACGACATCGGCCTCGCTCATGCCCCAGCCGGCGCAATAGCGCAGATGCAGGGAGGTTTCAGCCAGAATATGGCCGACCGCATCGTTGGCGGCGCGCATATCCTCCAGCGATTCCGACTTATAGACCGCCAGCGCATAGGCCCGCGCGAAATGGATCAGGAACAGATAGTCCTGGCCGAGATAGTAGCGGAAGGCCGCCTCCGGCAGGGTGCCGTCGCCCAGCCCGCGCACGAAGCGGTGATCGGTATAGTCGCCCCAATGCGGCTGCGCGGCGGCGCGCAGGCGGTCGAACAGGCTGCCCTGGGGGGCCAGCTGCGGGACCAGCGCTTCCGTCATCGGATCAGCCCATCATGTTGTTGGTGCCGGACGGCAGCCGGACGGTGAGGCCGTCCAGCTCCTCGGTCATCACGATCTGGCAGCCCAGCCGCGAGGTCTTGGTCAACCCGAAGGCGAGATCGAGCATGTCCTCCTCATCTTCGCTGACTTCTTCCAGCCGATCGTAATCGGCGGGATCGACGATGACATGGCAGGTCGAGCAGGCGAGCGAGCCTTCGCAGGCGCCCTCGATATCGATGCCGTTGCGATGTGCGACCTCCAGCACGGAAAGGCCGACCGGGGCCTCGACCTCGTGCCGCGTACCGTCGGGATCGATGAACACCATCTTCGGCATGCTGCCTTCCTCAAACGCGCTGTCGATTGTGACGAAAGAACCGGGTGGGGTTAGGAACGGGTCGGTTTATCAGGCACCCTAGATGGGTGCAATCCCCGCCATGGCAAGGCCTCTCACGAGGCCACTGCCATCGGCCGCAGCCGCCGGGCGGTCTGCGACCAGGCGGCAAGGAACGCGTCCACATCCGCCGCCATGCTGGTCCAGCCGAAGCTGACGCGGATGGCGCCGCCGGCGATCCCGGGCGGCAGACCCATCGCCGCCAGCACATGCGAGGCTGTGACCTTGCCCGAGGAACAGGCGGAACCGGCACTGACCGCCACGCCGGCGAGATCGAGCGCCATGACGATATTCTCCGCCTTCATGCCGGGCAGCGCGATGCAGCTGGTGTTCGGCAGGCGCGGCATGTCTTGTCCGACGATGACCGCCTGCGGCGTCGCCGCCAGCACGCCCGCTTCCAGCGCGTCGCGCCAGACGGCCAGCGCCTGCACCCGGTCGATATCCGCCGCCACCCGCGCCGCCGCGCCGAAGCCGGCAATGCCGGGCAGATTCTCGGTACCGCCGCGCAGCCGCCGTTCCTGACCGCCGCCGCGCTGGATCGCCGCCAGATCGAGACCGGGGCGGATATAAAGCGCACCGACGCCCGGCGGCCCGCCGATCTTGTGGCCGGAGAGGCTCATCAGATCGACGCCCAGTGCCGTCACATCGAGGGGCAGCTTGCCGGCGGCCTGGATGGCGTCGCAATGGATCAGCGCGCCATGGCGGCGCGCGATCTCGCGCGCCTCGGTCACCGGCTGCAGGATGCCGGTCTCGTTGTTCGCCAGCATCAGCGAGATGATGGCCGGGCGGCTGTCTGACGCCAGCAGCGCGTCCAGCGCCCCGAGATCGAGCACGCCGTCCGACGTTACCGGCACGGGCTCAGCCTGCGGATGCACGGCACGCACGGAATCATGCTCGATGGCGGAATAGAGGATGCGCGGGCGGCCGCTGCCCAGCAGCGCCAGCGCGTTCGCCTCGGTGCCACCGCTGGTGAAGACCAGCCCGGCAGGATCGCCGCCGATCAGCGCCGCTACCTCGCGCCGCGCCTGTTCCAGCCGCTTGCGGGCGGTGCGACCGGCGGCATGGACGGAGGATGGATTGCCGCCCTCCTGCATCGCCGCAAGGACGGCCTGCATCGCCTCCGGCCGTACCGGCGTGGTCGCGTTATGATCAAGATAGGTAATGGCCATTTTCTATTCGGCGGCGGCGCCCATCGTGGGCTTTGGCGCCATCGCGGGCGGAAAACCCGTGGACCGCACCTGCCGCGCCACCACATCCTGCAGGCTGACGGATCCGAGATAGAGGTGGATCTGGTTGCCCAGCTCCTCCCACAGATCATGGGTCAGGCAGCGCGCCTTGTTGCTCTTGCAGCCAGCCGGCGATCCCGGCGTACAGCGGGTGGCGCGGATCGGCTCATCGACCGCCAGAATAACATCGGAAACCCGCGTCTCCTCGGGCGTGCGGGCCAGCAGATAGCCCCCGCCCGGGCCGCGCACGCTGCGTACCAGGCCGCCACGCCGCAGCTTGGCGAACAGCTGTTCGAGATAGGAGAGCGAAATTTCCTGCCGTTCCGCGATGTCGGCAAGCGCGATCGGCTGGCCCTCGCTGGTGGCCGCCAGATCGACCATCGCCATGACGGCATAGCGTCCCTTGGTGCTGAGCTTCATGGAAGCGCCTCCCTAATTTCCGTCGCGCGACGCCGCGTGACTGCGCCCGTTGCTTGCCTTTTTCGCCACCGGAGCGGCACTGCCCTCCAACTCCACGACACGCGCCTTCAGCGCCGTTACCTCGCCCAGCAACCCGTCCAGCGCGCGGGCCACCGGGTCCGGCATATCCACCGAGGTGCCATAGGCGCAGAACGCATCCTCCTGCTTCGACCGGCTGATCGCCACCTGGGCCGGGATGCCGACCACCGTGACGCCTTCCGGCACATCCTTCAGCACCACGGCGTTAGCGCCAACGCGCGCGCCCTTACCGACGGTCAGCGGGCCCAGCACCTGCGCGCCGGAGCCGACGATGACGCCGTCGCCCAGCGTCGGATGGCGCTTGCCCTGATGCAGCGAGGTGCCGCCCAGCGTGACGCCCTGATACAGGGTGACATCATCGCCGACCTCCGCCGTCTCTCCAATCACCACGCCCATGCCGTGATCGACGAAGAAGCGCCGGCCGATGGTGGCCCCCGGATGAATCTCGATGCCGGTCAGCACCCGGCCGATATGCGACAGGAAGCGGCCCAGCAGCCGCCAGCCGCGCCGCCAGGCGGCATTGCCGATGCGGTAGAACAGCAGGGCATGAAAGCCCGGATAGCACAGCATGACCTCGATCCGGGACTTCGCCGCCGGGTCGCGCGCCATGATGGCATCGATATCCTCACCGAGTTTCTTGAACATTGCCCACCCCAGCATGATATAGTCCCGGCCCGCCAAAGGATGCGCCGGGCCATGCGGCCAGCGCGGCCGGCAAGCGCACACTTAGTCGATATAGAATGTCCCAGTTATGCGATCAAGTATTGTGCGCCGCTTTTACGGGAAACAGCGGTGCAAGTCCGACTCCATTGGTCGGCTTAATGCGGGCACCACGCATATGAGGAGAACGCAAGGCCCATGCCCGAAGTGATTTTCAACGGTCCGGAAGGACGGCTTGAGGGGCGTTACCAGCACGGCAGCCAGCCCAACGCGCCGATTGCGCTGATGCTGCACCCGCACCCGCAGCATGGCGGGACGATGAACAACAAGATCGTCTATTCGCTCTATCATAATTTCGTGCAGCGCGGCTTTTCGGTCCTGCGCTTCAACTTCCGGGGCGTTGGCCGCTCGCAGGGCGTCTATGACCGCGGCGAGGGCGAGCTGTCGGACGCCGCCTCGGCGCTGGACTGGCTGCAGACCTACAACCCCAATGCCGGCCAGTGCTGGATCGCCGGCTTCTCCTTCGGTGCCTGGATCGGCATGCAGCTGCTGATGCGCCGGCCGGAGATCAGCGGCTTCATCTCAGTGGCGCCGCCCGCCAACAATTATGATTTCACCTTCCTTGCCCCCTGCCCGGCCTCCGGCCTGGTGGTGCAGGGCACGGCCGACGATATCGTGCCGCAGGAATCGGTGAAGAAGCTGGTCGACAAGCTGTCGCATCAGCGCGGCATCACCATCGATTACCGGCTGGTCGAGGGCGCCAACCATTTCTTCACCGGCCAGCTCGACGAGATGATCGGGCATGTCGATAATTATCTCGACAAGGCGCTGGTGAAGACCGAAGCCTGATTCCAATCAGGGCTGATTCAGCACCCCGCCCGGCAACGGGTGGGGGACACCTGTAGTGCCCGGAAAACTGAGCGGCAGCCCGGCCAGCGACCGCACCGCCAGATAGGCGAAGGCGTGCGCCTCCAGCGCATCGCCGTCCCAGCCCAGTTCTTCCGTTGCCTGTACCGGCACATCCAGCGCGGCGCGCAGCCCTTCCATGATGACCGGGTTGCGCCGCCCGCCGCCGGTGACGATCCAGCGCAGCGGCGGCTGCGGAAACCAGTCGGCGGCCTTGGCAACACAGGCCACGGTCAGCGCCGCCAGCGTCGCCGCGCCATCCTCCAGCGACAGGCCCTCGGCAAGGGTGGCAGAGAAATCGTCACGGTCCAGCGACTTGGGCGGTCGGCGCTGGAAATACGGCCCTTCCAGCACCGTATCGATGCGCACCCGGTCCACCTTCCCCTGCGCTGCCAGTCTTCCATCCTCGTCGCAGGCGGCACCGGTGTGACGGTGCACCCAATCATCGATCAGCGCATTGCCCGGCCCGGTATCGAAGGCCAGCAAATCGGTCTCGCCGCCGATCCAGGTGACATTGCCGACCCCGCCCAGATTGAGCATCGCCACCGGGCGGCCGAGATGCGCCGTCAGCGCCGCGTGATAGGCCGGTGCGAAAGGGGCGCCCTCACCGCCCGCCGCCACATCGGACGTACGGAAATCATTGACCACCGGGATGCCGGTCAGGCCGGCCAGCAGCGCGCCATCGCCGATCTGCAGCGTCCGCCCTTTGCCGGGCTGGCCCTGTGCCGGCTGATGCAGGATGGTCTGGCCATGAAAGCCGACGACATCGATTTCCGCCGCCGCCATCCCGGTCTCGCTCAACAGCCGCGCCACCGCCTCGGCATGGCGCTCGGTCAGCGCGCGTGCCACCCCGGCGATATCGGCCCCTTCCGGCGCACCCATCACGCCGCGCAGGCGCGCCCTGAAGCCCGAATCATAGGGCAAGGTCAAGGCCGGTCCCAGCGTCTCGATCCGGTGCCCGTCACTGGTCAGGATCGCGGCATCGATGCCGTCCATCGAGGTGCCGCTCATCAGCCCGATTGCCGTCTTTACGGTCATGCGCCTTGCTCTTCCTTCGGGAAATCAATGCCCATCTAACGGGGCCGGCGGACAGGATGCAAGCCGGCTTCCAGTGGCCGGCTTGTTCGGATAATCTCGCCGCCATGACGCACGATTATATCGACAGCTATTACAGCCGCACCCTGGCCGACGATTATCGCCGCGCACCCCTGGAGGGCGAGGTGGAGGCGGATGTCTGCATTATCGGCGGCGGCATGGCCGGCCTCGCCACCGCGCTCGGGCTGGCCGAACGCGGTGTGACCAACGTGGTCGTGCTGGAAGGCAAGCAGGTCGGCTTCGGCGCCTCGGGGCGCAATGGCGGCTTCGTCTCGGCGGGCTATTCCCTCAGCCCGGCCGCCATCGTGAAGCGCGTCGGCGTGGAGAATGCGAAGGCGCTCCTCGGCCTCACGCAGCAGGCGATGGACGTCATCCGCCGCCGCGTCGATCAATATGCCATGCCCTGCGGTCCGCTGGTCCACGGCAAGCTGAACATTTCCTGGTTCGACCGGCCGAAGGAGCAGAAGGCCAACATCGCCTTCATGAACCAGACGTTCGGCACCAAGCTGGAATTCTGGCCGCGCGCCAGGGTCCGCGACCTCTATCTGTCGAAGCGCTATTTCGACGCGATCCATAATCCCGACAGCTTCCACTTCCATTCGCTGAACTTCACGCGCGGCACGGCGGCCGCCGCCGAAGGGCTGGGCGTGCGGATCTTCGAGGACAGCCCGGCGACCGGCCTCAGCCTCGATGGCGATGTGAAGCGCATCCGCACGGCGCGCGGCACGGTGAAAGCGAAGCAGGTGGTGGTGTGCACCAGCGGCTACCTGAACTGGATGCTGCCGCGCCTGCGCCTCTCCATCCTGCCGATCGGCACCTATGTCATGCTGACCGAACCGCTGGGCGACCGCCTGAAAACCGCGATCCGCGCCAACCATGCGGTCTCCGACAACCGCTTCGCGCCGGATTACTACCGCGCGCTGCCCGACAGCCGCATCCTGTGGGGCGGGCGCATCAGCATGGCCACCAACCCGGCCGATCTCGACCGGCTGATGCTGGGCGACATGCTGAAGGTCTATCCGCAGCTTGCCGGCACCAAGGTCGATGTCGCCTGGCCCGGCACCATGGGCTACACCACGCACAAGATGCCGCTGATCGGCGAGCTGAAGCCCGGTGTGTGGGTGAATAGCTGCTTCGGCGGGCATGGCATGTGCGCGACCACGGCGGGCGGCGAGACGGTGGCCAAGGCCATCGCGCTGGGCGACGAGAGCTGGAAGCTGTTCCGTCCCTTCGGCCTCAGCTTTGCCGGCGGCCCCGCCGGTCCGCTGGCGGCACAGGCCGTCTATTGGTACTGGCAGCTGCGCGACCTGATGAAGCGGTGATGGGACAAAGCGGTGACGGGCCGATTGTCGCGGTGCGCAAGCCTGTGCTAAACCGCCGCTCCACACCTTCCTGACCGGCGAGCCCTGCCATGACCAGCCCCACCACCAGCCCGAAGTCCGATTTCCTGCGCACCATCGTCGAGCGCGGCTATATGCACCAGTGCACCGATCTGGAGGCGCTGGACGGCGAAATGGCGAAAGGAACGCCGGTGCCGGCCTATATCGGCTTCGACGCCACGGCGGACAGCCTGCATGTCGGCTCGCTGGTGCAGATCATGATGCTGCGCCAGCTGCAGAAGACCGGTCACAAGCCGGTCGTGCTGATGGGCGGCGGCACCTCGCGGATCGGCGACCCGTCCTTCCGCGACGAGGCGCGCAAGCTGCTGTCCGACGCGGACATCCAGCGCAATCTCGACGGCATCAAGCGCGTGTTCGGCAAGTACCTCACCTTCGGCGACGGCCCGACCGACGCGGTGATGGTCAATAATGCCGACTGGCTGGACAAGCTCGAATACATCTCCTTCCTGCGCGATTACGGACGGCATTTCTCGATCAACCGGATGCTGAGCTTCGAGTCGGTGAAGATTCGCCTTGAGCGCGAACAGTCGCTGAGCTTCCTCGAATTCAACTACATGATCCTGCAGGCCTACGATTTCGTGGAGCTGTGGCGGCGCGATGGCGTGCAGCTGCAGATGGGCGGCTCCGACCAGTGGGGCAACATCGTGAACGGCATCGAGCTGGGCCGCCGGGTCGAGGATGCCGCGCTCTACGGCCTGACCAGCCCGCTGATCACCACCGCATCCGGCGCGAAGATGGGCAAGACCGCCAATGGCGCGGTCTGGCTGAATGACGACCGGCTGTCGCCCTATGATTTCTGGCAGTTCTGGCGCAATACCGAAGACGCCGATGTCGGCCGCTTCCTGCGCCTGTTCACCGAATTGCCGCTCGACGAGATCGCCCGACTGGAATCGCTGGAAGGCGCGGAGATCAACGAGGCGAAGAAGGTGCTGGCCTTCGAGGCGACCCGCCTGTGCCATGGCGAGGAGGCCGCCAATGAGGCCGCCGAGACCGCGCGCCGCACCTTCGAGGAAGGCGCCACCGCCGAAGGGCTGCCGACCGTGGATATCCCGCAGGCGCAGCTGGCCGCCGGCCTGCCAGCCTATGAGGCGCTGCGCCTCGCCGGCCTTGCCGCCTCCAACGGCGAGGCCCGCCGCCTGATCAAGGGCGGCGGCGCCCGGCTGAACGATGCGGTAATCGCCGACGAGAACGCCGCGCTCTCCCCCGCCGATCTGGCCGACGGCGTCATCAAGCTGTCCGCCGGCAAGAAGCGCCACGCCCTGCTGAAGCCAGTTTGAGACAGCCGACCCCTTTCTCCTTCGTCACCCTCGGGTCAAGCCCGAGGGTGACGAAGAAAGAGGAGCGCAGGGCGCAACCTCCTCCCAATCATCCGACAAAATTCAATCTTTTCCTTGAATTGACGGATTTTCTTCTTAGGTATTGACGTACGCGGCCCGTCGCGTGCAGGTAATCCTGCGCAGCATCAGGCCGCATCGCCCGATCCCTTCGATCACGAACGACCAATCCATTACTCCATGAAAAATCGATGACGGACGCAGAAATGCGGGTTCCGGCGGTTATCTTTTTGTCACTATCGGGTCATACTGACCGCAATACTGGCGAGCATGCGAACCTTGCCGGCCGTCATCCGTTTCAAGGACACAGACCAAGGACGGAGAACAGATAAGATGTGCGGCATTGCCGGTGAAATCCGGTTCGACGATCACCCCGCCTCCAGCGCCGCGATTGCGGCGATGACCGACCGGATGGCCCCGCGCGGGCCGGATGGCGAAGGACTGTTCCTGCAAGGGCGCGTGGCGCTGGGACACCGGCGGCTGAAGATCATCGACCTCACCGAGCGTGCGCAGCAGCCGATGGTGGATAACGGCCTCGGCCTCACAATCGTCTTCAACGGCATCATCTATAATTACAAGGAGCTGATGGCCGAGCTGGAGGCCAAGGGCTACCGCTTCTTCTCCACCGGCGACACCGAAGTGGTGCTGAAGGCCTTCCACGCCTGGGGCCCGGACTGCGTGTCGCGCTTCCACGGCATGTTCGCCTTCGCCGTGACCGAACGCGACAGCGGCCGCGTGACGCTGGCGCGCGACCGGCTGGGCATCAAGCCGCTCTATTACGCCGAGACGGCGCACAGCTTCCGCTTCGCCTCCTCCCTGCCGGCCCTGCTGGCCGCCGGGCGGGCATCGGGCGAGCTGGTCGATACCGACATCGACCCGGTGGCGCTGCATCATTACATGAGCTTCCATGCGGTGGTACCGGCGCCCTACACCATCCTGAAGGGTGTGCGCAAGCTGCCGCCGGCGACCCTCATGATCATCGAGGCGGATGGTGCGCGAAAGCAGCACCGCTACTGGCAGCCGGATTTCGTGCGCCACGCCGACGAGGCCAAGCTCAGCTTCGAGGACTGGCAGGAAAAGACGCTGGACGCGCTCACCCTCGCGGTGAAGCGCCGGCTGGTCGCCGACGTACCGGTCGGCGTGCTGCTGTCCGGCGGGCTCGATTCCAGCCTGGTGGTCGGACTGCTGGCCAATCTGGGCCAGCAGGATCTGAAGACCTTCTCCATCGGCTTCGAGACGGTGGGCGAGGAACGCGGCGACGAATTCCAGTATTCCGACATCGTGGCGAAGCATTTCGGCACCGACCATCACCAGCTGTTCGTCGATTCCAGCCGCGCCCTGCCGGAGCTGCAGAACTGCATCGCCGCCATGGCCGAACCGATGGTCAGCCACGATGCCATCGGCTTCTACCTGCTCTCCCAGGAGGTGGCGAAGCATGTGAAGGTGGTGCAGAGCGGCCAGGGGGCGGACGAGGTGTTCGCCGGCTATCACTGGTACCCGCCGCTGATGAACAGCACCAACCCGGTCGAGGATTACGCCCGCGTATTCTGCGACCGCACCCATGCGGAATTCGGTCAGGCGGTCGATCCGCGCTTCGTGGATGGCGACCACAGCCGCGCCTTCATCGCCGAGCATTTCGGCATGGCCGGCGCCGATACGGCGGTAGACAAGGCGCTGCGCCTGGATACCGGCATCATGCTGGTCGATGACCCGGTGAAGCGCGTCGATAACATGACCATGGCCTGGGGGCTGGAGGCGCGCGTGCCGTTCCTCGACCATGAGCTGGTCGAGCTGGCCGCCCGCATCCCGCCGGAGATGAAGGTCGAGGGCGACGGCAAATACGTGCTGAAGGAAGCCGCCCGCAAGGTGATCCCCAAGGAGGTCATCGACCGGCCGAAGGGGTATTTCCCGGTGCCGGCGCTGAAATATCTGCGCGGTCCGTTCCTGGAGATGGTGCGCGACGCGCTGACCTCGCAGGCCGCGCGTGACCGCAAGCTGTTCAACCCGGCCTATGTCGAGACCCTGCTCAAGGATCCTGACGCGCATCTGACGCCGCTGCGCGGTTCCAAGCTGTGGCAGTGCGCCCTGCTGGAGCTGTGGCTGCAGCAGAACCAGGCGTAAGCCCCCTTCCCTGAGAATGGTAGGACAAGAAGCATGACCGCTCGGACCAGCGCCCGCCCCGCCCCGCCCCGCCGCCAGCGCGGCGGCAATGAGCGGCTGCAGCGCCACACCGCCGTCAGCCTGCGCGAATCGGCCCGTCAGGGCGACCGCATCAAGGGTGAGGAATGGCCGCACGACGTCGCCATCGATTGCGGCTGGGGGCGGCTGATCTTCGCCCATACCTTCACCGATCAGGACAGCCTGGTCGAAGCGCTGCGCGCGGAACCGGCCGGCCAGCGCGATATCGCCATCTATGTGCATGAACCGCATGTGATGCTGGCCAAGGCGCCGCAGGCGCTGTTCCTCGACCCGTCGCACACCTACCGGCTGCAGATGTCGGCCTACCGGCCGGCACAGCGCCGCCCCAAGGGCTTTGCCGTGCGCCGGCTGCGCACCATCGCCGACGCGCAGGCGGTGAACGACATCTATGCCGCGCGCGGCATGGTGCAGGTCGATCCCGGCTTCTTCTGGACCAACCGGATGAAGAAGCACATGACCTTCCTGG containing:
- a CDS encoding anhydro-N-acetylmuramic acid kinase, giving the protein MTVKTAIGLMSGTSMDGIDAAILTSDGHRIETLGPALTLPYDSGFRARLRGVMGAPEGADIAGVARALTERHAEAVARLLSETGMAAAEIDVVGFHGQTILHQPAQGQPGKGRTLQIGDGALLAGLTGIPVVNDFRTSDVAAGGEGAPFAPAYHAALTAHLGRPVAMLNLGGVGNVTWIGGETDLLAFDTGPGNALIDDWVHRHTGAACDEDGRLAAQGKVDRVRIDTVLEGPYFQRRPPKSLDRDDFSATLAEGLSLEDGAATLAALTVACVAKAADWFPQPPLRWIVTGGGRRNPVIMEGLRAALDVPVQATEELGWDGDALEAHAFAYLAVRSLAGLPLSFPGTTGVPHPLPGGVLNQP
- a CDS encoding NAD(P)/FAD-dependent oxidoreductase, with the translated sequence MTHDYIDSYYSRTLADDYRRAPLEGEVEADVCIIGGGMAGLATALGLAERGVTNVVVLEGKQVGFGASGRNGGFVSAGYSLSPAAIVKRVGVENAKALLGLTQQAMDVIRRRVDQYAMPCGPLVHGKLNISWFDRPKEQKANIAFMNQTFGTKLEFWPRARVRDLYLSKRYFDAIHNPDSFHFHSLNFTRGTAAAAEGLGVRIFEDSPATGLSLDGDVKRIRTARGTVKAKQVVVCTSGYLNWMLPRLRLSILPIGTYVMLTEPLGDRLKTAIRANHAVSDNRFAPDYYRALPDSRILWGGRISMATNPADLDRLMLGDMLKVYPQLAGTKVDVAWPGTMGYTTHKMPLIGELKPGVWVNSCFGGHGMCATTAGGETVAKAIALGDESWKLFRPFGLSFAGGPAGPLAAQAVYWYWQLRDLMKR
- the tyrS gene encoding tyrosine--tRNA ligase, with the translated sequence MTSPTTSPKSDFLRTIVERGYMHQCTDLEALDGEMAKGTPVPAYIGFDATADSLHVGSLVQIMMLRQLQKTGHKPVVLMGGGTSRIGDPSFRDEARKLLSDADIQRNLDGIKRVFGKYLTFGDGPTDAVMVNNADWLDKLEYISFLRDYGRHFSINRMLSFESVKIRLEREQSLSFLEFNYMILQAYDFVELWRRDGVQLQMGGSDQWGNIVNGIELGRRVEDAALYGLTSPLITTASGAKMGKTANGAVWLNDDRLSPYDFWQFWRNTEDADVGRFLRLFTELPLDEIARLESLEGAEINEAKKVLAFEATRLCHGEEAANEAAETARRTFEEGATAEGLPTVDIPQAQLAAGLPAYEALRLAGLAASNGEARRLIKGGGARLNDAVIADENAALSPADLADGVIKLSAGKKRHALLKPV
- a CDS encoding N-acetylglutaminylglutamine amidotransferase is translated as MCGIAGEIRFDDHPASSAAIAAMTDRMAPRGPDGEGLFLQGRVALGHRRLKIIDLTERAQQPMVDNGLGLTIVFNGIIYNYKELMAELEAKGYRFFSTGDTEVVLKAFHAWGPDCVSRFHGMFAFAVTERDSGRVTLARDRLGIKPLYYAETAHSFRFASSLPALLAAGRASGELVDTDIDPVALHHYMSFHAVVPAPYTILKGVRKLPPATLMIIEADGARKQHRYWQPDFVRHADEAKLSFEDWQEKTLDALTLAVKRRLVADVPVGVLLSGGLDSSLVVGLLANLGQQDLKTFSIGFETVGEERGDEFQYSDIVAKHFGTDHHQLFVDSSRALPELQNCIAAMAEPMVSHDAIGFYLLSQEVAKHVKVVQSGQGADEVFAGYHWYPPLMNSTNPVEDYARVFCDRTHAEFGQAVDPRFVDGDHSRAFIAEHFGMAGADTAVDKALRLDTGIMLVDDPVKRVDNMTMAWGLEARVPFLDHELVELAARIPPEMKVEGDGKYVLKEAARKVIPKEVIDRPKGYFPVPALKYLRGPFLEMVRDALTSQAARDRKLFNPAYVETLLKDPDAHLTPLRGSKLWQCALLELWLQQNQA